From Corvus cornix cornix isolate S_Up_H32 chromosome 5, ASM73873v5, whole genome shotgun sequence, the proteins below share one genomic window:
- the SIX6 gene encoding homeobox protein SIX6, with protein MFQLPILNFSPQQVAGVCETLEESGDIERLGRFLWSLPVAPAACEALNKNESVLRARAIVAFHTGNYRELYHILENHKFTKESHAKLQALWLEAHYQEAEKLRGRPLGPVDKYRVRKKFPLPRTIWDGEQKTHCFKERTRHLLREWYLQDPYPNPSKKRELAQATGLTPTQVGNWFKNRRQRDRAAAAKNRLQQQVLTQGSVRSLQAEEESGGEAVGAASSPAASLSSKAATSAISITSSDSECDI; from the exons ATGTTCCAGCTGCCCATCCTCAATTTCAGCCCGCAGCAGGTGGCCGGGGTATGCGAGACCCTGGAGGAGAGCGGGGATATCGAGCGCCTGGGGCGCTTCCTCTGGTCCCTGCCCGTGGCCCCCGCGGCCTGCGAGGCGCTCAACAAGAACGAGTCGGTGCTGAGAGCCCGGGCCATCGTGGCCTTCCACACGGGGAACTACCGGGAGCTCTACCACATCCTGGAGAATCACAAGTTCACCAAGGAGTCCCACGCCAAACTGCAAGCCCTCTGGCTGGAAGCGCACTACCAGGAGGCGGAGAAGCTGCGGGGCCGACCCCTGGGGCCGGTGGACAAGTACCGGGTGAGGAAGAAGTTCCCGCTGCCCCGCACCATCTGGGACGGCGAGCAGAAGACACATTGCTTCAAGGAGCGGACGAGGCATTTACTGCGGGAGTGGTACCTGCAGGACCCTTACCCCAACCCCAGCAAAAAGCGGGAACTGGCTCAGGCCACGGGACTTACCCCCACGCAAGTGGGCAACTGGTTCAAAAACCGCAGGCAAAGGGACAGGGCAGCAGCCGCTAAGAACAG GCTACAGCAGCAGGTCCTAACGCAGGGCTCGGTGCGCTCGCTGCAAGCGGAGGAGGAGAGCGGCGGGGAGGCGGTGGGGGCCGCCTCCAGCCCCGCAGCCAGCCTCTCCAGCAAAGCGGCCACCTCCGCCATCTCCATCACATCCAGCGACAGTGAATGTGACATCTGA